AACTTAGCAGCTAGTTTTTGCCTCGAAATGCTTTTCTCGGACGACACGGCGGCGCTGATTTCGGCGGACCGCGCTCATAGCTGGCACCCCTTCACCCAGATGCGCGCCTGGTGCGATCCCGCGCACGAACCGCTCGTGCTCGTCGAGGGCGATGGCGCCATTCTCCGCGACAGCCGCGGCCGCGAATACCTCGACGGCAATTCCTCGATCTGGACGAACCTCCACGGCCACAACCACCCGAAGCTCAATGCCGCTATTCGCGCGCAGCTCGATCGCGTCGCCCACGTCTCGTTTCTCGGCACCACAAACGCCCCCGCCACGCGGCTTGCCGAGCGGCTCTGCGCCCTCTTCCCGCCGAACACGCTCACCCGCGCGTTCTTTTCGGACAACGGCTCCACCGCCATCGAAGTCGCCCTCAAGATGGCCGTTCAATACTGGCAGCTCGCCGGTCGCCCCGAGCGCCGGCGCTTCGTCGCGTTCGATCGCGCCTATCACGGAGACACCGCCGGGGCGTCGAGCGTCGGCGGCATCGCCGGCTTTCACGGCCGCTTCGAGGCGATGCATTTTCCGGTCGAGCGCGTCTCGTCGCTCGAGGATCTCGCGGCGATTCCCGATCCCGCAAACGTCGCCGCAGTCGTCATCGAGCCGCTCGTGCAGGGCGCCGCGGGCATTCGCTGCTGGCCGACCGGCATGCTTCGCGAGCTGAGCGCGTGGTGCGACATTCACGGCATCTTCCTCATTCTCGACGAGGTCCTGACGGGCTTTGGCCGCACGGGCACGATGTTCGCCTGCGAGCAGGAACGCGTGTTCCCCGACTTCCTTTGCCTCGCCAAGGGCCTCTCCGGCGGCTATTTGCCGCTCGCCGTCACGCTCACAACGGAGCGCGTTTTCGAGAAATTTCTCGGCGACGTCGCGGAGCAGAAGACGCTCTACTACGGCCACAGCTTCACCGGAAATCCCCTCGGCTGCGCGGCTGCGCTGGCAAACCTCGCCATCTTCGAGGAGGAAGACGTGCTCCGAAATCTCCAGCCGAAGATTGCGCATTTGCGCGGCCTCCTCGCCAGCCTTTCGTCGCATCCCCGCGTGCGCGAGGTGCGCCAGTGCGGGTTCATTGCCGGCATCGAAATCGGGCCGGACAAAACGAGCGCTTATCCGTGGACCGAACTCCGCGGCGCGAAGGTCTGCGATGCCGCCCGTGCGCACGGCCTGCTCACCCGCCCCGTGCTCGACACGATTGTGCTGATGCCGCCGTATTGCGTGACGACCGCGCAGCTCGATGGCGCGGTCGCCGCGATTCGGCGTGCGATCGACGAAGTCTGCGGTTAGTCTCCGCTCGAGCTGCCGCCACCGTCGAGCGGGGTGGTGCCCTGGTCGAAGGCCAGCGGCAACGTCACCTGCGGCGCGTCCTTGAGCGTCATCGACAGGATGATGCCGTAATCCCGCTGGTTCTGGTTGTTGTCCGAGCTGTTGCCCTTGTTGTTGCGGACCTCTCCGCCGAAGGAAACGATCCACGACGTCAGATCGCGGTGGATAAGATACCGCTGGAGGAGGACCTGGTCATCCTCGGCCTCGATGGTGGCCTGCGCACTCACGCCCCAGTTCGACGTGATCTGATAGTAGATGTAACCGGAGATCTGGTTGCTGTCCTGAAAGAAGGGATTGTCCTTGATGTAGCGGTCGCTGATCTGGAACAGCACGTCGCGCCACGGCATGAAGAGAATCGACGTATTCACGTCGTAGAAGCCGTCGTCGGTAATCGGCACCTGAGCGTCCAGGCGGAGCGTCGCCCAGTTCAGCGGGCGGAATTCGATGCGGTTCACCGAATTCGAGATCGTGCCGTTGCCGTCATCGACGTAGGGATTCTTCAGGTTCACGTCGAAGAACGAGTCGACGACGAACCACTCGTAGTTGTCGTCACCACGACGGGTCGTGAGACGATTTCGAACGCCGAGGCGCAGAATGCTCCAGTCGTCGATCGAATCGATCGCGACAAACTGCGGAAAGTCGAGCGGCAGCGGCTCCGTGGCAGGCACGACGCGGTCGAACTGGAGGATGTCATCGCGGCTCTTCCCGGCGTTGTAGACGTAGGAGTAGTTGAAATACGGCTGCATCGTGTGCAGCACGCCATCCAGGCCGAGCAGCCGCGACTGGATGTTCTCGTATTTCTTGGAGAGCTTGAACGACCCCTCGAAGCCGAAGTTCACCACCGGTCGGAACGTGCTGCCGCCGCTCTGGAGCTCGGCGCCATTGAGCGTGCCGTTCTCGATCGAGTTCGCAAGATCCTCCGACGACTGCGCGTTGGCGAGACGGGTCTGCTGGCTCGTGGTGAGCGCATTGATCTTCGACTGAAGCTTCGCCCGAGTGACCGGGTCGGCGCTGGCGTCGAGCTGGCTCTGCAGGGTGGAAATCATCGCACCCGTCTGCTGGGCGGCGATGCGGTTGTTCTGCGCCTGTTCGGTGAGATTGGCGATGCGCTGCTGCTGCGCGTCGCTCAGGGCGGCAATCGTGCGACCCGTCTTGCTGTAGAACGTGCCGCGAACGCCGACCTTGGGAATGAGCGAGAGCCAGCCGAAATAGGTCTTTGGAAAAGAAATCTGGTGGAAGGTGTCGAAACGCGTGGCGTCGTAGTCGGGGAAGATCGAGTTCGTCTCGAACGCGCGGCGGTAGTAGCCGAGCGAGTTCGTGCCATCGTAATAGATCGGCGAATCGAAGATGCGGTGCTGCTTGAAGTCCAGGTCGAGCTCGGGCAGGCGCTCGGTGGTCTGGTAAAAGTCATTCATCTGGAACCGCGTGAGCAGGGTGAGCGTGTAGAACTCGTCCCACTTCGTGAGCGAGAGGAAGTTGTCCGGCTGCGGGTTCGTCGTGAACTCGTTCGGGAAGTAATCCTCGAGGAAATCGAAGTCGCTGAGCTTGTTGAGGTCCGCGGTGAAATAGATGTCGTCCGTGAGGAACAGGCGATCCTGAAAGCTGATGCGGTAGCGGTCGTGGTCGCCCGATTCGGCGCGCTCGCCCGGGGCCAGCCGGTAGCTCGGATCGATGTCGTAGGCGTAATACGTCTTCAGCGTGCCGTAGCTCGTGTCGTTCTTGCCAAAATCCCACTTGGCGTCGAGGCCCGTGCCGAAGCCCAGTTCCGTGCGATAGTCGGCCTTCGCCGTGGCAATGACGTTGCCGCCCGTGCCAACGGGGAAATTGTAACCCGTGAGCATGTAATAGCCCCAGTTGGAATCGTAACCGGGGCGCAGCTCAAAGCCGGTATTGTTCGTGTAGGCGAAGAGATACGGGAACCAGAAGACCGGGAGCTGGCCGATGTAGAGCGTGGAATTCGAGAAGATCACGCGGCTGTCCGGATAGATCCGCACCGAGCGCGCGCGCACGTGGAAGCCCGGCTCGGACGAGTCGTCCGTCGTAAGATCCGCATTGCGCACGTTGAACTGGTGCAGCGACGGCGCCTGGATGCTCATCGCCTTGAATTTGAGCGGCGAATACTGCCCCTTGAACTCGAGCGCGCGGACCTGCTTGCTCTCGAGATTGTAGAGCGCACGCTGGCCGGTGAAGACGTTGTCCTGCGAGTAGATGCGAACGTCGCCGATCAGCAGCACGTCGCGGGTGTCCGCATTATATTCCGCATAATCGCTGTAGATGCTGATGTCCTGATAGTGAATCTGGACACCGTTCTCAGCGATGGCGACGCCGTTCTCGAAACGCGTCTCACCGATCGTGTCATCGACCTTGATGTCGACCGGAACGTCGCCAAAATTCCCAAATTGCGCCCACCCGCAAACCGGCAGCAACAACGCAAAGACTGGGACCAACCACGACAACTTCCTCATGCAGATTCGCGAGGCTAGAGCGGGCAAAAGTGTGGGCAAGGTAAAAATACCTCGGGCTAGTCGCCGTAGCCGTTTGGATTTTTCACGTGCCACGCCCACGCG
This genomic window from Chthoniobacterales bacterium contains:
- the bioA gene encoding adenosylmethionine--8-amino-7-oxononanoate transaminase encodes the protein MLFSDDTAALISADRAHSWHPFTQMRAWCDPAHEPLVLVEGDGAILRDSRGREYLDGNSSIWTNLHGHNHPKLNAAIRAQLDRVAHVSFLGTTNAPATRLAERLCALFPPNTLTRAFFSDNGSTAIEVALKMAVQYWQLAGRPERRRFVAFDRAYHGDTAGASSVGGIAGFHGRFEAMHFPVERVSSLEDLAAIPDPANVAAVVIEPLVQGAAGIRCWPTGMLRELSAWCDIHGIFLILDEVLTGFGRTGTMFACEQERVFPDFLCLAKGLSGGYLPLAVTLTTERVFEKFLGDVAEQKTLYYGHSFTGNPLGCAAALANLAIFEEEDVLRNLQPKIAHLRGLLASLSSHPRVREVRQCGFIAGIEIGPDKTSAYPWTELRGAKVCDAARAHGLLTRPVLDTIVLMPPYCVTTAQLDGAVAAIRRAIDEVCG